Below is a genomic region from Spirosoma radiotolerans.
TCTCCGCCATAAAATTAGACCAGCGGCTAATCTCTTGTTTCTTGATATAAGGCTTTGCCAAATGGTCGACCACAAAAGAGACGTTGGGAACCGATCGCACCAGATGCAGCGCGGCCTTCAGTTGCGTTGGGTAGATCAGAATGTCGTAGGTCAGGCCAAAACTGGCAAGCTGGCGAATACCTTCAACCACCGCTGGCCGCGTCAGAAAATCATCCGGTTCGGCCTGGGCTACGTGCCGAAATCCTTTGATCTCTTTGTATTGCGACAAGTCCTGTAAGCGTTCGGGCAGCTGCGCTGATTGCAAATCGACCCAGCCAACTACACCCTTAATGATGTCGTAAGCTTGCGCCATCCGAACCAGAAAGATCGTTTCGTCCTCCGATTGCGACGCCTGAACAGCCACACAGCCGTCTATGCCATTTTGAGCCAGAATCGGCTCCAGGTCGGCAGGCAGAAAATCCCGCCGAAGGGAAGCCATGTCATCCGTAATCCAGCTATCCCGCACCGGATCAAAATGCCAGAAATGTTGGTGAGCATCGATTGTCATACTTGTTGAGTGAAGCGTGGAGAATTAAAAATGAAGCGTAAAACGGCCGGTTAGTTATTCTTCTTTTTAATGCTTCACTCCTAATTAAAAGAAACGGCTGTTTGTTTCTGCTCACCCAGCCCTTCGATCCCTAACTCAACCACATCGCCGGGTTTCAGGTAGCGTTGGGGGTTTAGCCCCAGGCCAACGCCCGCTGGTGTGCCCGTCGAAATAACATCACCGGGTAGCAGCGTCATAAACTGGCTGATATAACTGACCAGCGTGGGCACGTTGAAAATCATGTCATCCGTATTGGAGTTCTGCAACTCTTCTCCATTGATTTTGAGCCACAGATTCAGCGCGTTTGGATTCGGTACGTCCTCTTTCGTCACCAGGTAAGGCCCCAGGGGCGCGAAGGTATCGGCGCTTTTGCCTTTCACCCATTGGCCGCCCCGTTCCAGTTGCCAGGCCC
It encodes:
- a CDS encoding amidohydrolase family protein, whose product is MTIDAHQHFWHFDPVRDSWITDDMASLRRDFLPADLEPILAQNGIDGCVAVQASQSEDETIFLVRMAQAYDIIKGVVGWVDLQSAQLPERLQDLSQYKEIKGFRHVAQAEPDDFLTRPAVVEGIRQLASFGLTYDILIYPTQLKAALHLVRSVPNVSFVVDHLAKPYIKKQEISRWSNFMAEIAKNKHVSCKLSGMVTEGDWQNWSKKDFFPYMDVIFETFGPDRIMFGSDWPVCLVAANYTQVKTLVDEYVSNWGEEVRAKVFGANAVSFYKLTP